The following proteins come from a genomic window of Candidatus Nezhaarchaeales archaeon:
- a CDS encoding mechanosensitive ion channel family protein produces the protein MLEPLSVMYLTAGYGVTFIIVYLLKRAMERALQTRLIEHPKLKTTYIFLTRVVLLIIALLGVSTVTFAVFPQLGGLFSSLLITAGFISIVVGLAAQSSLSNLISGLLVSFTQPFRIGDAVMFKGDFCFVEDIRLMYTVLRTWDNRRLIVPNSTLQSEIITNYTVEDPTMLVPVFVQVSYESDLKKAMDIMVDIARKHPDCLPGENIPNVVVMEFQDSGVLLRLLSRAKDQPTAFQMARDLLYQIKLEFDKNGIEIPYPRRYLVVERKLYEQLSRISENLERIARAMQGEANKPSINQHANSDVKPRKVLDDEPRYQ, from the coding sequence ATGCTGGAGCCATTATCAGTAATGTATCTTACAGCGGGTTATGGAGTTACCTTCATTATAGTGTATTTATTGAAACGCGCGATGGAGAGGGCTTTACAAACCAGGTTGATTGAGCATCCAAAACTTAAAACAACGTACATATTCCTGACGAGGGTAGTACTGTTAATTATTGCTCTGCTAGGAGTATCTACGGTAACGTTTGCGGTGTTTCCGCAGCTAGGCGGGCTTTTCTCATCCCTCTTAATAACTGCAGGGTTTATATCTATAGTTGTAGGTCTTGCAGCTCAGTCAAGCCTATCAAACCTAATCTCAGGCCTCCTAGTCTCATTTACACAGCCATTCAGGATAGGGGATGCCGTAATGTTTAAGGGTGATTTCTGCTTCGTTGAGGATATAAGGCTTATGTATACCGTTCTCCGTACATGGGATAATAGACGTCTAATAGTTCCAAACTCTACGTTACAGTCGGAGATTATAACTAACTATACGGTGGAGGATCCTACGATGCTTGTACCCGTATTCGTACAGGTTAGCTACGAATCGGATTTGAAGAAGGCCATGGATATAATGGTTGATATAGCTAGGAAGCACCCCGATTGCTTACCGGGAGAAAATATCCCGAACGTGGTTGTAATGGAGTTTCAAGATTCAGGCGTACTACTTAGACTTCTAAGTAGGGCTAAGGATCAACCTACAGCATTCCAAATGGCGCGTGATCTACTATACCAGATTAAGCTTGAATTCGATAAGAACGGCATAGAAATACCGTATCCGAGAAGATACCTCGTCGTGGAAAGGAAACTTTACGAACAGCTTTCAAGAATTTCCGAAAACCTAGAGAGGATAGCTAGGGCCATGCAAGGTGAAGCTAATAAGCCGTCGATAAATCAGCATGCTAATAGCGACGTTAAACCACGCAAGGTTCTCGACGATGAACCTCGGTATCAGTAA
- a CDS encoding TRC40/GET3/ArsA family transport-energizing ATPase: MKPIIDALGPIERYPHVILVLGKGGVGKTTVSMLLARALSFQGKTLLVSLDPAKHLVKYLGLEGLGLEVKVSNTLFIKQVSIEEEVKGITGRYAELLKELMPSLSVLNIDNVVDAVKYSPGVEEEILLMKLNEAFKSSFTYVVVDTPPTGITLRTLLLPSLYLTWIEKLITIRERIVSLRYAIAKVLGRLAEVKDRALVRLYEMKKDLNLLNEVLRSPAAVSYVVVAVPEPLPMYELEETINFLTGKLKIKPRLLVLNKVLREEVAEKLGVSDMQKRYLESIRSRGVSYALIEHLGKPTESLTDVAELEERVRVFKH; this comes from the coding sequence GTGAAACCGATTATAGACGCGCTGGGACCTATTGAGCGTTATCCACACGTTATTCTGGTTTTAGGTAAAGGAGGCGTCGGTAAAACCACCGTATCCATGCTCTTAGCAAGGGCTTTAAGTTTTCAGGGTAAAACCCTTTTAGTAAGCTTAGATCCAGCTAAACACCTAGTTAAGTACTTAGGCTTGGAAGGTTTAGGCCTTGAGGTGAAGGTATCGAACACGCTGTTTATTAAGCAGGTCTCCATAGAGGAGGAGGTTAAGGGCATCACAGGCAGGTACGCGGAGCTATTAAAGGAGTTAATGCCCTCTTTATCAGTTTTAAACATAGATAACGTGGTGGACGCCGTAAAGTACTCGCCGGGCGTTGAAGAAGAAATACTCCTTATGAAGCTTAACGAAGCCTTTAAAAGCAGCTTCACCTACGTCGTCGTCGATACGCCGCCCACCGGAATTACGCTGAGAACACTACTGCTTCCAAGCCTCTACCTTACCTGGATTGAGAAGCTAATAACGATTAGGGAGAGGATAGTATCGTTAAGGTACGCTATAGCCAAGGTTTTAGGTAGGCTGGCTGAGGTTAAGGATCGAGCCCTCGTAAGGCTTTACGAAATGAAGAAAGACCTTAACCTCCTAAACGAGGTGCTTAGATCGCCCGCCGCGGTATCCTACGTGGTTGTAGCCGTTCCGGAGCCTTTACCCATGTACGAGCTGGAAGAAACCATTAACTTCTTAACCGGTAAGCTTAAAATTAAACCTAGACTGCTGGTCTTAAATAAGGTTCTGCGGGAGGAGGTTGCTGAAAAGCTAGGAGTTTCTGATATGCAGAAGCGGTACCTAGAGTCCATAAGGTCGCGCGGCGTAAGCTACGCCTTGATAGAACACCTAGGTAAGCCGACCGAAAGCTTAACGGACGTAGCCGAGCTTGAGGAAAGGGTTAGGGTGTTTAAGCATTAA
- a CDS encoding carbon starvation protein A, with translation MYPILLLVIVLVLYGLAYVFYGKKLLEQRVAKADPTRLTPAYAKFDGVDYVPANKYVLYGHHFASIAGAGPIVGPATALAWGWLLPLVWVLFGNIFIGAVHDYMAIMASTRHGGVSIMTISESVMGRKARYIFLIYVWFALILVLAAFFSVAAATYEAVPTAATMAILYMPLALLFGLLVYRAGLKVKSATVLLLILVFLMLMYSFYAPTYLTYEGWVIVLALYSIIAAALPVWYLLQPRDYLNAYLLWFFVALAVVAPLLVPVIGFTGPAVIGFAATGALLGAPAGTFPAGQYIAWFWPTVPLVIACGALSGFHSVVGSGTTSKQLANELDALLVGYGGMLTEGAVSSLAVILPAALVWDFASIAKSAGISLDLLLKAGIDVAKTPNILGFPGAPRFYTAYGFTQAIAWSRVFGVEVFPAFFTGFKTFAAWALTAFILTTLDTCNRLARFAWVEMFEWLKPKTLSNPKGLSGYGVLTNRWVASLIPVLVGGILAYPTIPGVGKPYIILWPAFSGTNQLLAALALLTSTLWVYAILKVRGGPSALMLIPALFLWITVTAALLVWLVLIVPYLPPLYIAGAGTITAVSVALDLLLLALFIRGILLARRA, from the coding sequence ATGTATCCGATACTACTACTCGTAATAGTCCTCGTACTCTACGGCTTAGCCTACGTTTTCTACGGTAAAAAGCTACTAGAGCAAAGGGTGGCGAAAGCTGACCCCACTAGATTAACGCCCGCCTACGCGAAGTTCGATGGTGTTGACTACGTCCCAGCTAATAAATACGTCCTCTACGGCCACCACTTCGCGTCTATAGCTGGTGCAGGACCTATCGTAGGCCCTGCAACAGCTTTAGCTTGGGGTTGGCTACTACCCCTAGTATGGGTGCTCTTTGGCAACATATTCATCGGCGCGGTTCACGATTACATGGCCATAATGGCTAGCACAAGGCACGGCGGTGTATCCATAATGACTATTTCCGAGAGCGTTATGGGGCGTAAGGCTAGATACATATTCCTGATATATGTCTGGTTCGCACTGATCCTAGTTTTAGCGGCTTTCTTTAGCGTAGCAGCTGCTACATACGAGGCGGTACCTACAGCGGCCACAATGGCCATACTTTACATGCCGCTTGCCCTACTCTTTGGCCTGCTAGTGTATAGAGCGGGTTTAAAGGTTAAGAGCGCGACCGTCTTACTATTAATACTAGTATTTTTGATGCTTATGTACTCGTTTTACGCGCCTACCTACCTAACGTATGAGGGCTGGGTAATAGTTTTAGCCTTATACTCGATAATTGCGGCGGCTTTACCCGTTTGGTACCTACTTCAACCTAGGGACTACTTAAACGCGTACTTACTATGGTTTTTCGTAGCCTTAGCCGTTGTAGCACCTCTACTGGTTCCGGTAATAGGGTTTACAGGGCCAGCCGTTATAGGCTTCGCGGCTACAGGAGCACTTCTAGGAGCTCCCGCTGGAACTTTTCCGGCTGGACAGTACATAGCTTGGTTCTGGCCTACCGTGCCGTTGGTCATTGCGTGCGGCGCTTTATCAGGTTTCCACTCAGTAGTAGGCTCCGGAACAACTTCGAAGCAGCTAGCCAACGAGCTGGACGCCTTACTCGTAGGCTATGGAGGCATGTTAACTGAAGGGGCGGTTTCATCCTTAGCCGTAATACTTCCGGCTGCGCTGGTATGGGACTTCGCCTCAATAGCTAAAAGCGCGGGTATATCTTTAGACTTACTACTAAAAGCTGGTATTGACGTTGCGAAAACCCCAAACATACTAGGGTTTCCAGGCGCGCCCCGGTTCTACACAGCGTACGGGTTTACTCAAGCTATCGCGTGGTCCAGGGTTTTTGGTGTTGAAGTGTTTCCGGCGTTCTTCACGGGCTTTAAAACCTTCGCTGCGTGGGCTTTAACGGCCTTCATACTAACAACGTTGGATACCTGCAACAGGTTAGCTAGGTTCGCCTGGGTAGAAATGTTTGAGTGGTTAAAGCCTAAAACCTTAAGCAATCCTAAGGGTTTAAGTGGTTACGGCGTTTTAACGAATAGGTGGGTAGCCTCATTAATACCGGTGCTCGTAGGAGGCATTTTAGCGTACCCAACCATACCAGGCGTCGGTAAGCCCTACATCATACTATGGCCGGCCTTCTCCGGTACAAACCAGCTGCTAGCTGCTTTAGCCCTCTTAACCTCTACGCTATGGGTTTACGCGATATTAAAGGTTAGAGGCGGGCCTTCAGCGTTAATGCTGATACCAGCCCTATTCCTGTGGATAACGGTAACAGCAGCCCTACTAGTATGGCTAGTGTTAATAGTGCCGTACCTACCACCGTTATACATAGCCGGTGCGGGCACCATAACGGCCGTGTCCGTAGCCTTAGACCTCCTACTGCTAGCCCTCTTCATTAGGGGGATACTCCTAGCACGACGCGCGTAA
- a CDS encoding Dna2/Cas4 domain-containing protein: MPQNGFTQRKLKSAEQTSSELDALSLEQLVNGALDGYLRRKEEEYEVGYYYPSVLPQCLRRQYWHYMERSPPTAEALRAFSVGTFIHELIAKALIEHGVEVKVEEVLKLDLGFGQLRGKADLLILRTEGGDYAVEVKSCAKLPSDPYPEHVQQLNSYLGMLKLSKGFLLYVKKTALQLRVFTVTFNEQLFNELIERSKKLHEYVSSRRLPPPEMLGSLECERCEYMLKCAKTEQALQHPVEL; the protein is encoded by the coding sequence TTGCCTCAGAATGGTTTTACGCAAAGAAAGCTTAAATCAGCTGAGCAAACTTCATCGGAACTCGACGCGTTAAGCCTAGAGCAACTGGTTAATGGAGCCCTTGACGGGTACTTGAGGCGTAAAGAGGAGGAGTACGAGGTTGGTTACTATTACCCCAGCGTCCTACCCCAATGCTTAAGGAGGCAGTACTGGCACTACATGGAGAGGTCTCCGCCTACGGCTGAAGCGTTAAGGGCTTTCAGCGTTGGGACCTTCATCCACGAGCTAATAGCCAAGGCTTTAATTGAGCACGGCGTTGAGGTGAAGGTTGAAGAGGTGCTTAAGCTTGATTTAGGCTTCGGCCAACTACGCGGTAAAGCCGACCTCCTAATACTGCGCACCGAGGGCGGTGATTACGCCGTTGAGGTTAAAAGCTGCGCTAAACTACCTAGCGACCCATACCCTGAGCACGTACAGCAGCTTAACAGTTACCTAGGCATGCTCAAGCTCTCAAAGGGCTTCCTACTCTACGTGAAGAAAACGGCTCTTCAACTAAGGGTCTTCACCGTAACCTTCAACGAGCAGCTATTCAACGAGCTAATTGAAAGATCTAAAAAACTACACGAATACGTATCGTCCCGGAGGCTGCCACCACCGGAGATGCTTGGTAGTCTTGAGTGTGAACGCTGCGAGTACATGCTTAAATGCGCTAAAACCGAGCAAGCATTACAACACCCTGTAGAGCTCTGA
- a CDS encoding TrpB-like pyridoxal phosphate-dependent enzyme, giving the protein MSVKKVILLDQEEIPKQWYNILPDLPKPLPPPIDPSTREPVKPEVLERVFAKELIRQEVSSDRWIPIPEEVRDVYRIWRPTPLVRAVRLERMLKTPAKIYYKWEGVSPPGSHKPNTAVAQAYYNMKQGIERLTTETGAGQWGSALAFGTNLFGLKATIYMVRASYYQKPYRRSLMHIWGADVTPSPSDRTDFGKSLLARDPNHPGSLGIAISEALIDAVTHENVRYTLGSVLNHVLLHQTVQGLEAKKQFETIDEYPDVVAGCVGGGSSFSGLFWPFYYDKVSGKAPKDVRFVATEPTACPTLTKGIYTYDFGDTAKLTPLLAMYTVGSDFVPPPIHAGGLRYHGDAPTLCLLVKEGKVEAKAYNQVSVFEAGTIFARAEGHVPAPEPSHTLRFVIDEALRCKETGKEEVILFNLCGHGHFDMLAYDEYFEGKLPPYEYPKEAVEASIRKLQEALPWIKDLPYLK; this is encoded by the coding sequence ATGTCCGTAAAAAAGGTAATTCTCCTAGATCAGGAGGAAATACCTAAGCAGTGGTACAACATTCTCCCCGATCTACCAAAGCCGCTTCCTCCACCAATAGATCCATCGACAAGGGAACCCGTTAAACCTGAGGTGCTCGAAAGGGTTTTCGCTAAGGAGTTAATAAGGCAGGAGGTAAGCTCAGATCGTTGGATACCGATACCGGAGGAGGTACGCGACGTCTACAGGATATGGAGGCCAACCCCCCTAGTAAGAGCGGTTAGGCTTGAAAGGATGCTTAAAACGCCCGCGAAAATATACTATAAGTGGGAGGGTGTTAGCCCGCCTGGCTCCCATAAGCCGAATACTGCAGTAGCTCAAGCATACTACAACATGAAGCAGGGCATTGAAAGGCTTACCACCGAAACAGGAGCTGGACAGTGGGGGAGTGCCTTAGCCTTCGGCACGAACCTGTTCGGGCTTAAAGCCACGATCTACATGGTTAGAGCTAGTTACTACCAGAAGCCTTATAGGAGGAGCTTAATGCACATCTGGGGCGCTGATGTAACGCCGAGCCCAAGCGATAGAACAGACTTTGGTAAAAGCTTATTAGCGCGGGATCCAAACCATCCCGGTAGCTTAGGTATAGCTATAAGTGAAGCGTTAATAGACGCCGTAACCCATGAAAACGTAAGGTACACTTTGGGAAGCGTACTTAACCACGTACTCCTACATCAAACGGTTCAAGGTCTTGAAGCCAAGAAGCAGTTTGAAACGATCGACGAATACCCCGACGTAGTAGCAGGTTGCGTTGGAGGTGGAAGTAGCTTCTCCGGGTTATTCTGGCCTTTCTACTACGATAAGGTTTCGGGCAAAGCCCCAAAGGATGTAAGGTTTGTAGCAACGGAGCCTACCGCTTGCCCAACCCTTACTAAAGGCATTTACACATACGACTTTGGGGATACAGCTAAGCTTACACCGCTCTTGGCCATGTACACCGTTGGATCCGACTTCGTACCGCCACCTATACACGCCGGCGGGTTAAGGTACCACGGTGATGCACCAACCCTATGCTTACTAGTTAAGGAGGGGAAGGTTGAAGCTAAAGCTTACAACCAAGTATCGGTCTTCGAGGCCGGTACAATCTTCGCAAGGGCTGAGGGCCACGTACCAGCCCCAGAGCCCTCACATACCCTTAGATTCGTAATTGACGAAGCGTTAAGGTGTAAAGAAACGGGGAAGGAGGAGGTTATACTCTTCAACTTATGTGGTCACGGCCACTTCGATATGCTTGCCTACGATGAGTACTTCGAGGGTAAACTACCGCCATACGAGTATCCAAAGGAGGCGGTTGAAGCATCCATAAGGAAGCTTCAAGAGGCTCTGCCTTGGATTAAGGACCTACCGTACCTCAAGTAG
- a CDS encoding hydroxyacid dehydrogenase, giving the protein MPFKVLVTDPVDEEFIKKVSDKAEVEVTLKLTREELLEKVKDVDALVVRSRTKVTREVIDSARRLKVIVRAGVGVDNIDVKAAFEKGVQVINTPKAPAVSVAELTIGFMLALARGIVRLNEATKNGTWLKGEMGIELNGKVLGLIGLGSIGSEVARLAKAFGMKVQAYDPYVPPEHADRLSVKLVSLEELLRTSDFISIHVPLTPETKGLIGRDELNIVKNGAFLINTARGGVVDEAALYEALKNGKLAGAALDVFEREPPPPDHPLFKLDNVILTPHIGGSTDGAQLRIALTMAEDLLRVIRGEKPLNVVKAI; this is encoded by the coding sequence TTGCCGTTTAAGGTACTAGTTACAGACCCCGTTGATGAGGAATTTATTAAGAAGGTTAGCGATAAGGCCGAAGTTGAGGTCACGTTAAAACTTACTCGGGAGGAGTTATTGGAGAAGGTGAAGGACGTTGACGCTTTAGTCGTAAGAAGTAGAACCAAGGTTACCCGCGAAGTCATAGATAGTGCTCGAAGGTTGAAGGTTATAGTTAGAGCTGGTGTTGGCGTCGATAATATAGATGTAAAAGCCGCATTTGAAAAGGGTGTACAGGTTATAAACACGCCTAAGGCCCCAGCCGTATCGGTAGCGGAGCTAACCATCGGCTTTATGCTCGCCCTTGCCAGGGGTATTGTACGCCTTAACGAAGCCACTAAGAATGGTACGTGGCTTAAGGGGGAGATGGGGATCGAGTTGAACGGTAAGGTATTAGGCTTAATTGGTTTAGGGTCCATAGGGTCCGAGGTAGCTAGGTTGGCTAAGGCCTTCGGGATGAAGGTGCAGGCCTACGACCCCTACGTACCTCCTGAGCACGCGGATAGGTTAAGCGTTAAACTCGTAAGCCTTGAGGAACTCTTAAGGACTAGCGACTTCATAAGCATCCACGTACCTCTAACCCCCGAAACTAAGGGATTAATAGGTAGGGATGAGTTAAACATCGTAAAGAACGGCGCCTTCCTGATAAATACAGCCCGAGGCGGAGTCGTGGATGAGGCCGCTTTATACGAAGCCTTAAAGAACGGTAAGCTAGCTGGCGCTGCCTTAGACGTGTTTGAAAGAGAGCCTCCTCCACCTGACCACCCATTGTTTAAGCTTGACAACGTTATATTGACGCCGCATATCGGCGGCTCTACCGATGGAGCCCAGCTTAGGATAGCGTTAACCATGGCCGAGGACCTACTAAGGGTTATCAGAGGCGAAAAACCGTTAAACGTGGTTAAGGCGATCTAG
- a CDS encoding pyridoxal phosphate-dependent aminotransferase, with the protein MGRLPPLSGRTTLIRPSGIRRLFDLAQKTPGVISLGIGEPDFDTPSHIKEAAKKALDEGYTHYTPNPGFPDLRRAIAKKLKAENHIDVDEEEVVVTDGGGTGALSLAILALVNPGDEVIIPNPGFVVYEAAVIIAGGKPVYATVREEDQFRLMPEEVARRVTSKTKCLIINTPNNPTGSILTRSDLEGIAKVAVEHNLYIISDEVYEKLVYDGEKHYSIASLEGMKERTVTVNSFSKTYAMTGWRIGYLAADRMIIEQIIKLQQFTQVHAPAISQRAALTALEGPQDFVKMMVTEYDKRRKLTVKRLNEIKGFSCMNPKGAFYAFPNVKGLGKRSEEVAEVLFKEGGIVTVPGTAFGPMGEGYLRISYAVPINKLEEAYNRIEKVVNKLRMEA; encoded by the coding sequence TTGGGCCGGTTACCCCCCTTAAGCGGGAGAACGACGCTTATAAGGCCTAGCGGTATAAGGAGGCTCTTCGACTTAGCCCAAAAGACGCCAGGCGTAATAAGCTTAGGGATAGGGGAGCCAGACTTTGATACTCCAAGCCACATTAAGGAGGCGGCTAAAAAGGCACTTGATGAGGGCTATACACACTACACCCCAAACCCGGGTTTCCCAGATTTAAGGAGGGCTATAGCTAAGAAGCTTAAGGCTGAAAACCATATCGATGTGGACGAGGAAGAAGTTGTAGTTACGGATGGAGGCGGCACCGGAGCGTTATCCCTCGCCATCTTAGCCCTAGTAAACCCTGGCGATGAAGTGATAATACCTAACCCCGGCTTTGTGGTTTACGAAGCTGCCGTCATCATAGCTGGCGGTAAACCAGTATACGCAACCGTAAGGGAGGAGGATCAGTTTAGGTTAATGCCCGAGGAAGTAGCACGGCGTGTAACCAGTAAAACCAAATGCTTAATAATTAACACCCCGAACAACCCTACCGGCTCCATTTTAACTAGGAGCGACTTAGAGGGTATAGCTAAAGTAGCCGTTGAGCATAACCTATACATCATATCCGACGAGGTGTACGAGAAGCTAGTTTACGATGGGGAGAAGCATTACAGTATCGCCTCCCTCGAAGGCATGAAGGAGAGGACGGTAACGGTTAATAGCTTCTCGAAAACCTATGCAATGACCGGGTGGCGTATAGGCTACCTGGCCGCCGATAGGATGATAATCGAGCAGATAATTAAGCTTCAACAGTTTACCCAAGTTCACGCGCCAGCCATCTCGCAAAGAGCTGCATTAACCGCCCTTGAAGGGCCGCAGGACTTCGTTAAAATGATGGTTACTGAGTACGATAAAAGGCGAAAGCTTACCGTTAAACGGCTTAACGAGATTAAAGGCTTCTCCTGCATGAACCCTAAGGGAGCCTTCTACGCCTTCCCAAACGTAAAGGGTTTAGGTAAAAGGTCGGAGGAGGTTGCCGAAGTACTATTTAAGGAGGGAGGCATCGTAACAGTACCTGGAACAGCCTTCGGCCCGATGGGAGAGGGCTACTTAAGGATTAGCTACGCAGTACCTATAAATAAGCTTGAGGAGGCCTACAATAGGATTGAAAAAGTTGTTAATAAGCTTAGGATGGAAGCTTAA
- a CDS encoding MoaD family protein, producing MITVTVKYFTAFSTITCKKSEKLLLKEDCLNDLLSYLAKKYGTAFEEHLKRAVILVNGRQMDASVKLKHGDEVVISHPVGGG from the coding sequence ATGATAACGGTGACAGTGAAGTACTTCACGGCCTTCTCAACTATAACGTGTAAGAAGAGCGAAAAACTTCTACTTAAGGAAGACTGTTTAAACGATCTCTTAAGCTACCTGGCGAAGAAGTATGGAACAGCGTTTGAGGAGCATTTAAAGCGCGCCGTGATTTTAGTGAATGGAAGGCAGATGGACGCATCGGTTAAGTTAAAGCATGGAGACGAAGTAGTGATATCCCACCCCGTAGGTGGAGGTTAA
- a CDS encoding aldehyde ferredoxin oxidoreductase family protein — translation MGFELGGYAGTLLRVDLTKGKVEKVPLSKELCALYIGGRGRDAKILFDELPPETDPLSPDNILCISTGPITGLLGPTTGRVNVASKSPLTDIYGNSNAGTHWGPELKYAGYDGIIIKGKAVKPVYIYIEDDLVEIRDAGHLWGKGVFETTSILQRDHNGYDTKVAAVGPAAENGVLYGSIIFDYWDAAGRTGMGTVMASKNLKAIAVTGTGELKVANPQRYAELAKECWQAVLEDPGFKTQEHAALGTLVVMGLGNAQGWLPTRNFRESVFELADKVSGEEFRDRFSTKQAPIPAGRACMSCPNRCKRFGRIESGKYAGTKGNIEFEGAAAFGPKCGVGDLEAVFHAYMLSNDYGMDCITCGNTIALLMELHEEGILSHEELEGLDLHFGNAEAMIEMVHKIGRRKGKLGELAGLGEAKAAQAIGRGAENYITTIKGLGTIGTDPRVATGFGFGFAVASRGSDHLRAHPVFEMIKYPEAVAEEVFGSKEAGRLRGFEGKVRLVAWHENMAAVTDSMGTCRFMHASFYAEYPFPEVLSKLLKRDKPPPSIKYHEWLSAATGLNFTFEDLFRAGERIITLERALNVRFGVRRKDDTLPRRFLTQPLPSGPFKGVVFPEDKLKAMVDEYYDLRGWEKETGLPFKERLLELGMEDVALDLERRGLVALKLKKEDVQLKTG, via the coding sequence TTGGGTTTTGAGCTTGGAGGTTACGCTGGCACCCTATTAAGGGTAGACTTAACTAAGGGGAAGGTTGAGAAGGTTCCCCTTTCTAAGGAGTTATGCGCCCTCTACATCGGGGGTCGTGGCCGCGACGCTAAAATACTATTCGACGAATTACCGCCTGAAACAGACCCTTTAAGCCCCGATAACATCTTATGCATATCGACCGGGCCCATTACCGGGCTACTAGGCCCTACCACCGGGAGGGTTAATGTAGCTAGTAAATCACCATTAACCGATATCTACGGGAACTCTAACGCCGGAACCCATTGGGGGCCGGAGCTTAAGTATGCAGGCTACGATGGAATAATAATTAAGGGTAAGGCCGTTAAACCGGTTTACATATACATTGAGGATGACCTAGTTGAAATTAGGGACGCCGGACACCTTTGGGGTAAGGGGGTTTTTGAGACGACGTCCATCCTCCAGAGGGATCATAATGGGTACGATACCAAGGTAGCGGCGGTAGGACCGGCTGCTGAAAACGGCGTTCTCTATGGTTCAATAATCTTCGACTATTGGGATGCAGCTGGTCGTACTGGCATGGGAACGGTGATGGCCTCAAAGAATTTGAAGGCTATAGCCGTAACAGGGACCGGGGAGTTAAAGGTGGCTAACCCGCAAAGATACGCCGAGTTGGCTAAGGAGTGTTGGCAAGCGGTCTTGGAGGATCCTGGTTTTAAAACACAGGAGCATGCAGCCCTAGGAACCTTAGTGGTCATGGGGCTTGGCAACGCTCAAGGATGGCTTCCAACTCGTAACTTTAGGGAGTCGGTTTTCGAGCTAGCTGATAAGGTTAGTGGTGAAGAGTTTAGAGATCGTTTCTCGACGAAGCAAGCCCCCATACCAGCTGGTCGCGCCTGTATGTCGTGCCCTAATAGATGTAAACGGTTCGGTAGGATAGAAAGTGGTAAGTATGCTGGGACGAAGGGTAATATAGAGTTTGAAGGAGCGGCTGCCTTCGGTCCTAAGTGCGGCGTAGGCGACCTTGAAGCGGTTTTCCACGCCTACATGTTATCGAACGACTACGGAATGGACTGCATAACCTGCGGTAATACCATAGCCCTCCTAATGGAGCTCCACGAAGAAGGTATACTATCTCACGAGGAGCTTGAAGGCCTAGATTTACATTTCGGTAACGCCGAGGCCATGATCGAAATGGTTCATAAAATAGGTAGGAGGAAGGGTAAACTTGGCGAACTAGCTGGCCTAGGTGAAGCTAAAGCTGCTCAAGCGATAGGTAGGGGCGCTGAGAACTACATTACCACCATTAAGGGTTTGGGGACTATAGGGACTGATCCTAGAGTGGCTACTGGCTTCGGCTTCGGCTTCGCCGTAGCTAGTAGGGGCTCCGACCATCTACGTGCGCATCCGGTCTTCGAGATGATTAAGTACCCTGAAGCCGTAGCCGAGGAGGTATTCGGGTCTAAGGAGGCTGGGAGGCTAAGGGGGTTTGAAGGCAAGGTTAGGTTAGTCGCTTGGCATGAGAATATGGCCGCTGTTACGGACTCTATGGGGACGTGCCGCTTCATGCATGCGTCCTTCTACGCTGAATATCCGTTCCCGGAGGTACTCTCAAAGCTTTTAAAGCGTGATAAACCTCCTCCCTCAATTAAGTACCATGAATGGTTATCGGCCGCTACCGGGTTAAACTTCACGTTTGAAGACCTGTTTAGGGCCGGTGAACGCATAATAACCCTTGAAAGAGCGTTAAACGTAAGGTTTGGGGTTAGACGTAAGGATGATACGTTGCCGCGTAGGTTCCTAACTCAACCGCTTCCAAGCGGACCATTTAAGGGGGTGGTTTTCCCCGAGGATAAGCTTAAGGCCATGGTAGATGAGTACTACGATTTAAGGGGCTGGGAAAAGGAGACCGGGCTACCCTTCAAGGAGAGGCTTTTAGAACTAGGGATGGAGGACGTAGCCTTGGATCTTGAGAGGCGAGGCCTAGTAGCGTTAAAACTCAAAAAGGAGGACGTACAGCTTAAAACCGGGTAG